A single Denticeps clupeoides chromosome 7, fDenClu1.1, whole genome shotgun sequence DNA region contains:
- the sco1 gene encoding protein SCO1 homolog, mitochondrial, whose amino-acid sequence MTVAARSLSAALNAVIIGARSPGARCVLRSSTRTFSSPVPPPPPSGGASSRRTGPVTWRSLAITFSIGGVLLAAMKFFKKEKEEKIEQERTRSLGQPALGGPFSLVDHEGKPRTSEDFLGQWVLIYFGFTHCPDICPDELEKMMEVVDEIDRIKMLPNLTPILITIDPERDTPDALSAYVKDFSSKLIGLTGTAAQVDQVSRAYRVYYSQGPKDEDNDYIVDHTIIMYLVGPDGHFLEYYGQNKKSAEISASIAAQMRKSRQAK is encoded by the exons ATGACGGTGGCGGCGAGGAGTCTGTCCGCGGCGCTGAACGCCGTCATTATCGGCGCAAGGTCGCCG GGTGCGAGATGCGTGCTCCGGTCCTCCACCAGAACCTTCTCCTCCCCGGTTCCTCCACCGCCCCCGTCTGGCGGCGCGTCGAGCAGGCGGACCGGG CCTGTGACGTGGAGGTCCTTGGCGATAACCTTCTCCATCGGCGGGGTTCTTCTAGCTGCCATGAAGTTCTtcaagaaggagaaggaggaaa AGATAGAGCAGGAGAGGACGAGGTCTTTAGGGCAGCCGGCCCTTGGAGGTCCGTTCTCGCTGGTGGACCATGAGGGCAAACCCCGCACGAGCGAGGACTTTCTTGGTCAGTGGGTCCTCATCTACTTCGGCTTCACCCACTGCCCCGACATCTGCCCGGACGAGCTGGAGAAAATGATGGAGGTCGTGGACGAAATTG ACAGGATCAAGATGCTTCCGAACTTGACCCCGATCCTGATCACGATCGACCCGGAGCGGGACACACCGGACGCCTTGTCTGCTTACGTGAAAG ATTTCTCCTCGAAGCTGATCGGCCTGACCGGCACCGCGGCGCAGGTGGACCAGGTGTCCCGGGCCTACAGGGTTTATTACAGCCAGGGCCCGAAGGACGAGGACAACGACTACATC GTGGACCACACCATCATCATGTACCTGGTGGGGCCGGACGGCCACTTCCTGGAGTATTACGGCCAGAACAAGAAGAGCGCCGAGATTTCTGCCTCCATCGCGGCACAGATGAGGAAATCCCGGCAAGCCAAGTAG